In Gigantopelta aegis isolate Gae_Host chromosome 6, Gae_host_genome, whole genome shotgun sequence, the following are encoded in one genomic region:
- the LOC121375961 gene encoding uncharacterized protein LOC121375961: MAFRLDMNESVKRKHLYNFTLCCSVVLHCGTLSNIICSNDISDFGDDCNWNEVLESLITHCDRSKSGNDLFRLMESNKRSVSLTSTLNGTDMFYPNMQEKISVVHHFDKCLKYAKFEIERCVTEPSNDESALLTGGGVNAFRRMMDARTETKPPPLKDVRSGRFTAKDKLYNDICVELKRSGAEFPKSLLPDEVMKQVGAIVDLLWYIDGNVSTIQERSTHVPTEITPVPNRFLKFEGYNDWRKKKSKKPQLHAKDLDIHSQIVFRLTSKPYVQVWNNELKNDLNSLAASLSSYASYLKSSNIKQQTRQQQLYPVRQVTDNVWIEYKPASATTVAPEYAILETTLGELKDFEILFFDPDVHQISSKTGSQKYQEKYRFFDNLHLSQDVALLSYDPGGSQTSSKVIWKIPAGVGSSELMTTASRVPRFQTVRIPYKANEARFHKKVLQCSRKQDSISCVKGNICRIDS, translated from the exons ATGGCGTTTCGCTTGGACATGAATGAAAGTGTGAAACGAAAGCATTTGTACAACTTTACACTGTGTTGTTCCGTTGTTCTACACTGTGGGACGTTATCAAACATTATATGCAGTAATGATATTTCCGATTTCGGCGATGATTGTAATTGGAATGAGGTACTCGAGTCATTAATTACGCATTGTGACCGTTCAAAAAGCGGAAACGACTTGTTTCGATTGATGGAATCCAACAAACGTTCTGTGTCTTTGACTTCAACATTGAATGGAACAGATATGTTTTATCCTAATATGCAGGAGAAAATAAGTGTCGTGCATcactttgacaaatgtttaaAGTACGCCAAATTTGAAATTGAACGATGTGTTACGGAACCGTCAAACGACGAGAGTGCTTTGTTGACCGGCGGCGGTGTGAACGCATTTCGCAGGATGATGGACGCTAGAACCGAAACGAAACCACCGCCACTAAAGGACGTCAGAAGTGGTAGATTCACAG CAAAAGACAAACTCTACAATGACATATGTGTGGAACTGAAACGATCTGGAGCAGAATTTCCAAAATCTCTTCTCCCTGATGAAGTTATGAAGCAGGTTGGGGCGATTGTTGACCTGCTCTGGTACATTGATGGGAATGTATCTACTATTCAGGAAAGGTCTACACACGTACCAACAGAGATCACACCAGTGCCAAATAG gTTCTTGAAGTTTGAAGGCTACAATGATTGGAGAAAAAAGAAGTCAAAGAAGCCACAGCTACATGCAAAAGATCTTGATATTCATAGCCAAATCGTATTTCGTTTGACAAGCAAGCCCTATGTACAAGTTTGGAATAATGAACttaaaaatgatttaaattCCTTGGCAGCTTCCCTCAGCTCTTATGCCTCCTACTTGAAGTCGAGCAACATCAAGCAGCAAACTAGGCAACAACAGCTTTATCCAGTTCGACAGGTAACTGATAATGTATGGATTGAGTACAAACCTGCTTCAGCAACAACAGTAGCACCAGAGTATGCAATTCTAGAAACAACATTAGGCGAGTTAAAAGACTTTGAAATCCTATTCTTTGATCCAGATGTACACCAAATTTCAAGTAAAACTGGATCACAAAAGTATCAAGAAAAGTACAGATTTTTTGACAATCTTCATCTTTCGCAAGACGTGGCTTTGCTGTCCTATGATCCAGGTGGTTCGCAAACATCTAGTAAAGTTATTTGGAAAATTCCAGCAGGAGTCGGCTCTTCAGAGTTAATGACTACTGCAAGTCGTGTTCCTCGGTTCCAGACTGTCAGAATTCCATACAAGGCAAATGAAGCGAGATTTCACAAGAAAGTTCTGCAATGTAGCAGGAAGCAAGATTCCATCTCATGTGTTAAGGGCAATATATGCAGAATTGACTCTTGA